Within the Streptomyces vilmorinianum genome, the region GTTCGCGTTCGTCAGCTTCGCCGGGTCCACAGGCGCACCCGCCGGCGTCTGCACGTAGTACCGCGCCGAGAACTCCAGATAGTCCTTGATCTGCGCACCCGTCATCAGCCGCGCCTCCAGGGTGTTCTCGAAGACATACAGCCCCGCCGCATCCCGGATCGTGACCTGCCCGGCCGGAATCGCCGCCGTCCGCGAGAAACAGGACGCCTGCGACAGCACCGGCAATGCCGCGTACTCGCCGCCGGCCAGCGCCGCCCGCACCGTCTCCGCCTGGACGTGGTTGATCAGATCGATGATCGGCTCGTCCTTCCACGGCGCGTCGGCCGTGGCCATCGTCGCGGTGGACGTGCCGATGATCTGATTGACGTACTCCACGACCTTCTTGTGCTCGTCCACGAGCAGCCCCGTGATCTCCGGGTCCTCCTCCACCGTGTTGGAGTTCAGCACCTGCGCGCCGACCCTCTCCACCACCCAGCGGCCCTTCTCCCACACCAGATCGAAGTCGAACAGAGTCAGCCGCTGACCCCACTTGAGCGGCTCGGACAGCACGACCTCCTTGCCCGTCTCCTTGTTCGCCACCCGGTACTCCGCGATCTCCGTGTGCGCGTGCCCGACGAGAATCGCGTCGATACCCGGCACCTGCTCCGCCACGAGACCGGCCGCGTTCTCGACATACGGAAGCTGGTCACCGTACGACGACGTCCCACTGGAACCGCTGTGCGCCGACACCACCACCACGTCCGCACCCATCGAACGCAGCTTCGGCACCCACTTCGCCGCCTGCTCCTCCAGACCCGGGAACACCATCTTCCCGGTCACGTTCGCCTTGTCCCAGATCGCGATCCCCGGGTTCGTCAGCCCGAGTACCGCCACCATCACATCCCGCCCGTACGGCGTACACAGCCGATGCATGCTGTACGGCGGGAAAGCCGGCCGCAGCGTCTTCGCATCGAGCGCGTTCGCACCCAGCAGCGGGAAGTCACACTGCTCCTCGAACTTCCGCAGCACCGGAATGCCGTAGTTGAACTCGTGGTTCCCGAGCGCCGCCGCGTCATAGCCGATCGCGTTCATCGCCTGCGCCATCGGGTGGACGGGCCCACCCGCCTGGGTGATCGGATCGACCTTCGCGTAGTAGTACGACAACTGCGTGCCCTGGATCGTGTCACCGGCGTCGATGAGAAGCGTGTTGCCCTCCCCCTTCGCCTCACGCACCTGATTCACCAGCGTGGAGATCTTCGCCAGGCCGACATCGTTGTGCGCCTTGTCGTCGAACTCCTTGTCCGTGAAGTAGTCCCAGTTGAAGACGTTCCCGTGCAGGTCCGTCGTACCCATCACGGTGAAGGAGTACCGCTTGACCGGCCTCGGCCGACGTCCATGGGCCTGCGCCGGGGCGGCGGCGACCCCCGAGGCGAGGGCCGCTCCGGCTCCGACGGCGACGGAGCTCTCCAGGAACGTCCGGCGGTTCAACGGCATGTGATTCTCCTTGGTCCAATGGCGCACAACGCGCGTAGATTCTGACCCAGGAGACACGCCGGCAACAGACCTTTCGGGTTACGGAGTGGGAAAGTGTTCGGGCGACCCGACGCCCGACCCGACGCCCAACCCGAGGAGCCCGGCCATGCCCGACCCCCACCCCACCCCACAATCCCCACAGGTCACCGTCCGCGGCGAAGCACGCCTGGAGAAGGACCCCGAGATCGCCCGCATCGGCATCGAAGTCACCGCACGCGGCACCGACAAGACCGCCGTCCTCGCCGACCTCACCCGCCGCAACACCGAGGCCCTGACACTGATCAAGACCTACGGCGAAGCGGTCGAAAAACTCGAGACCGGCGCCTTCAGCATCACCCCCGAAGCCTCCCGACGCGGCCGCGGCGAACACGTACGCAGCTACCGCGGCTGGGTCCACCTCACCGCCGAACTGAGCGACTTCACCGCACTCGGCGAACTGACCACCCGCCTCGCCGACCTGGAATGGACCCGCGTCGACGGACCCTGGTGGGAACTGCGCCCCGACTCCCCGGCCCACGCCGAAGCCCGCCGACGCGCCGTCCAGGACGCCGTCCGCCGGGCCGGAGAGTACGCCGCCGCCCTCGGAACTTCCCTCGCCGCCCTCCTCGAACTCTCCGACACCGGCCTCGTCCCCCCACCCGCACCGATGGGCGGCATGCGCATGGCCTTCGCCGCAGAATCCGTCGACACCACCCCACCCCTCGAACTCGAACCCCAACGCCAGACCGTCACCGCCGAGGTCATGGCCCGCTTCACCATGGCCCCACCCACACTGTGAGAACCCACCGAGAAACACCCCCGGACATGCTCATCGGAGCAGCCACCCGCACATATTCAAGACTTGTCAATAACCCTTCACGCAAAGGTTGTTGAGCAGACATGCCCGGCCTCTTCTCTACCCACCGGTAAGCCCTAGGCTCGAACCATGCGCCGAGCAAAAATCGTCTGCACCCTAGGCCCCGCCACCGACACATACGACCAGATCAAGGCACTGGTCGAAGCCGGAATGGACGTCGCCCGACTCAACCTCAGCCACGGCACCTACGCCGAACACGAGGAGCGCTACCAGCACGTCCGCAAAGCCTCCGACGAAACCGGCCGCAGCATCGGCATCCTCGCCGACCTTCAAGGCCCGAAGATCCGCCTCGGCCGCTTCCTCGAAGGCCCCGTACTCCTTGAACGCGGCGACGACTTCACCATCACCGTCGAACCCACCGAAGGCGACCGCCACATCTGCGGCACCACCTACGACGGACTCGCCACCGACGTCACCACCGGCGAACGCATCCTCGTCGACGACGGCCGCGTCACCCTCGAAGTCACCGCCGTCGACGGCCCCCGCGTCCACACCCGCGTCATCGAAGGCGGCCTCATCTCCGACCACAAAGGCCTCAACCTCCCCGGAGTCGCCGTCTCCGTCCCCGCCCTCTCCGACAAGGACATCGACGACCTCCGCTGGGCCCTGCGCACCGGAGCCGACGTCATCGCCCTCTCCTTCGTCCGCACCGGACGCGACATCGAAGACGTCCACCGCATCATGGACGAAGAAGGCCGCCGCCTCCCCGTCATCGCCAAGATCGAAAAACCCCAGGCCGTCGACAACATCGACGACATCGTCGCCGCCTTCGACGGCATCATGGTCGCCCGCGGCGACCTCGGCGTCGAAATGCCCCTCGAACAGGTCCCGATCGTCCAGAAGCGAGCCATCAAACTCGCCAAGCGCAACGCCAAGCCGGTCATCGTCGCCACCCAGATGCTCGACTCGATGATCGACAACTCCCGCCCCACCCGCGCCGAAGCCTCCGACGTCGCCAACGCCGTCATCGACGGCACCGACGCCGTCATGCTCTCCGGCGAAACCAGCGTCGGCAAATACCCCATCGAAACCGTCCGCACCATGGGCCGCATCGTCGAAGCCGCCGAAGAGGACGTCCTCGCCAAGGGCCTCCCCCCACTCACCGAACGCAACAAGCCCCGCACCCAAGGCGGCGCCGTCGCCCGCGCCGCCGCGGAAATCGGCGACTTCCTCGACGCCACGTTCCTCGTCGCCTTCACCCAGTCCGGCGACACGGTCAAACGCCTCTCCCGCTACCGCTCACCCATCCCGCTGCTGGCCTTCACCCCGGACCCGGCCACCCGCTCCCAGCTCAACCTCACCTGGGGCGTCGAGACCTTCCTCGGCCCGCACGTCGACTCCACCGACGCGATGGTCGCCCAGGTCGACGAGGAGCTCCTCCGGATCGGCCGCTGCCGAAAGGGCGACACGGTCATCATCACGGCCGGCTCCCCACCGGGCGTCCCCGGCTCCACGAACCTCGTCCACGTCCACCACATCGGCGACACGGTGACGGACTGAGGGCTCAGGCCTGACACCGTGTCCTATGTGGTGAGGCGGGCGTTGGGCTGTTCATGGGGCGGGGTACGTGGAGTTGGATTGTTCCGGACGGCTTGTGGGAGATCGCAAAGCCCTTGATCCCGCCGTCCAGGGTGCGGCCGCAGGGTGGTGGGACGCAGGACACGCCTGATGAGACGTTGTTCGCCGCGATCATCTACGTGCTGGTCAGCGGCTGTGCCTGGCGCGCGTTGCCACCCTGCTTCGGGATCTCGAAGTCGACGGCTCACCGACGGTTCCTGACCTGGTCGCGCGCCGGTGTCTGGGGCCGACTACACGAGGAGATCCTGCACCGACTCGACGACGCCGGCCTGCTCGATCTCTCCCGTGTCGTGCTCGACTCCGCCCATGTGAGGGCGAAAAGAGGGGGCGAACTCACAGGTCCGAGCCCCGTGGACCGGGGCAAGCCGGGCCAAACGAAACACGCCCCCTGATCGAGCGGACCATGTCCTGGCTGACCGGATACCGCCGGCTCAACCTCACGAACGCAATCCCCGCAACTACCTGGCCTTTCTCGGCCTCGCGGCAGCCCTGTGCTGCTACAAGCGACGCGCCCGCCTCACCACATAGGACACGGTCTAAAGCACGTCCTAGGCGTCGGGGTTCTTTCCCGTGGCAGCGGTATTGATGCGCTGGACCTGGAACTTGGCGAACGACTGCAGGTCGTTGTCCTTGGGCAGGGTCTCGCCGAAGACGAAAGCCACGACGGTACCGACGCGCAGCACCACGCCCGGGCGGTTCCCGTCCGCGTAGGCGTCGGTCTCGTCGGCGCCCGCGTCGACGGTCAGCGGCTTGGCATCCGGCTTCCCGTCGTGGATGTCGGCGACCATCGACTTCATGCCCACCTTGGCGTTGTCGACCGAGTCGTAGGCAAGGAGCTCGAAATCCACGAACGCCCCGCTCGTGCTGTACCGGCTGTTCCCATACGAGGTGAGCCCGGCACAGCTGAATCGAGCCCCCTGCTCGCAGAGCTTCCGCAATTTACTCCCGTCCCTGACGAGGGGCGAATCTCCCTTCCAGCCCTTGGGGGCGGCGAGTTCGCTCGGGATGGCCTGGGCCAGCTGGGACGGGTTGAACGGCGCGTCGGCTGCGCGACTCTCACCGGCGCCGCCACCACTGGTACTGCCTTCCGAGCAGCCCGCCAGTGCCAGTACCAGCGTGATACCCGCAGCCGCACCGCGCATCGTTCGAAGCATCATCACTCGCTCCCCATTCATGATTATCTATCAGCTGTACTTTGGTGCCACGGAGTTCGAATCGAGTGCGGACCCGCGCGGCGGACAACCTCGTAGCCGCCTTCGTCGCTGACCATCTTGATCAGCGCGCCCTCGGACGGGTCGTCGATGCGGTCGCCGCTCTCGCTGTCGGCGCCGTTGCACCGATCACCCATCCGCTTCGTATCCCGCCCGCTCTCGTCGCGGTCGGCATCGCAGGCGGGACAGGCCGCTCCGCCGGTCACAGCCATTCGCCGATCGCGGCGATCAGGACGGTGGCCTTGAAGCGGACCGCGAGTTTGTCGAACCGGGTGGCGACCGCCCGATTCTGCTTGAGGCGGTTGATCCCGCATTCGACCGCGTGCCGGGCCTTGTAATCCTCACGGTCGAAGGCCGGCGGTCGCCCGCCCGTCTTCCCGCGTCGCTTGCGGTTCCTGGCCTGGTCGGCCGGCTCCGGGATCGTGCACCGGATCCCGCGCTTGCGCAGGTAAGCCCGGTTGGCGCGGGACGAGTACGCCTTGTCGCCTCGCACCCGCAGCGGACGGACACGAGGGCGGCCCGGCCGATGCGGGGGACGCGGACGCCTTCGAGGACGGCCGTGAACTGGGGACTGTCGCCGCGTTGTCCGGCGGTGATCAGCAGGGATAGCGGCCTCTGGCCCTGTTCGCAGGCCAGATGGATCTTGGTGCTGAGGCCCCCGGGGCCTGCCCAGGCCGTGGTCGTCGGGTTCCATGCTGATCCCGCCCGGCGGTTCCTTCTGGGCTCGGCTGTCACGGCGGGCGCATGCGGCGTGCTGATGGGCCCGGGAGAACGTGGAGTCGACGTAGACCTCCCACGTGATCAGCCCGGCCGCGTCCGCCCGGACCTTCAGCCGGGTCAGCAGTTCAGGCCAGGTGCCGTCACGCTGCCGGTGGCGGAAGAGTCCGTAGACCGTCTGCCACGGCCCGTACTCCGACGGCAGATCCCGCCACGGAGCACCAGTCCGAACCCGCCAGCGGATCCCGTTGATCAATCTTCGCCGGCCCACCGCCGGTCTGCCCAACACCGCGACCGGAAGAAAAGGCTCCGGTCAGTAGCGTTCCCACGGCTTCTCGCCGCCGGTGCACACGAAGGTCGCGTTGTTCCACCTGCCCAGGGTGTCGCTGCTGGAGCCGCCGGAGCGTATCGTGCCGAGGATGAGGAAGGACGGGTCACCGACTACGGTCGTACCGCGCTGCCACTTCCAGACGACGGCGGTCACGGGCAGCTTGTTGACGTACGAGCCGATGTGGTAGCCCTCGACGGAGAGGCATGCCTTCGTGCTGGTGGACGTCCAGTTCAGGTAGGTGAAGTTGGCGCCGTTGTAGAGGCAGAGCTTCCCGCTGGGGCATGCGGTTGCCGCGGCCGCCGGAGCCGCATTGACGAGGGCTCCGCCCGAAACCAGGGCGAGCGCGGTGGTCATCGTTGCGGCCATGCGCTTGAAATTCATGGAACTGATCTCCGTGTCTTCAGTGATCGGTGGATTCTTGACGTTCAGGCCGGGCGGTCTGGCCTGGCGTAGCGGACGGCTGTCCGGGCCGCGTCGGCGATCCGGTGGTGATGGTCGTGTGGCGGCGTCAGACCTCTTCGAGCACCGGCGGCCAGTACGGTCCGGCGCCGCCCGTGCACATCAGGTTCGCCTCGTCCAGGGCCTGCGAGGTGTTGCTGCTGGAGCCTCCGGGGCTGGTGGTACCGACCAGGTACGCGGTCGTCTCCGTCGCCTTCCAGTAGTCCACCTTCACCGGCAGGTTGTTGTCGTAGGACCAGATGCTGTACAGGCCGGGACCCAGGTGGTAGTCCGCCAGCCTGAAGCACCGGGCGGTCCTACCCGTCTCGAACATCATGGTCCGGTACAGCGTGCTTCGGTACAGACAGAGCTTTCCGGCGCCGCACGGCTCGGCGGCCGATGCTTGAGGTGCGGCGGCCACGGAACCGAGCACCACGGCGCCCGTGGCAAGGAAAGCCGAGACGGTCCTACGAAAACGCATACTGCTTCCTCCGCTGACTGACCGCCATCAGCCCCGCACCCCAGCGGCACAGGTATCGGATGGCTCCCGGCCAGAGTCTTGCCCCAGGTGATCATCTTTTCCAGGGTGCAGGAGTGCAGATAATTGGGCCGCCCTGGCTGTTGCCCGGGCTCAGCCCGAGTGGAAGGTGCCGGATGAAGCTGTCGGCCAGTGACCGTGGCCGCCTCAAGGAGATCCTTCAGGCGCGCCGATCCGCGATCGATCCGGTAACCATGGGGTTCCCCAAGCGAGGACCTGGTCCCGGTCGACGGGCTGCCGGCCTGAGTCAGGAGCAGATGGACGTGCTGCTCTCGCGCACCCCGGGCACGTACAACCGGTTCGAGAACGGCCAACTCGCCAAACCCGGTTCTGATCTCCTCACCGCAGTCGCGAGGACGCTGCGGCTGGATGAGCAGGAGTGGGCGTTCCTGTGGCTGATCACCCGTAAAGAGAACCCGCCCCATGTCCTGCACGGC harbors:
- a CDS encoding peptidase inhibitor, producing MRFRRTVSAFLATGAVVLGSVAAAPQASAAEPCGAGKLCLYRSTLYRTMMFETGRTARCFRLADYHLGPGLYSIWSYDNNLPVKVDYWKATETTAYLVGTTSPGGSSSNTSQALDEANLMCTGGAGPYWPPVLEEV
- a CDS encoding SIMPL domain-containing protein → MPDPHPTPQSPQVTVRGEARLEKDPEIARIGIEVTARGTDKTAVLADLTRRNTEALTLIKTYGEAVEKLETGAFSITPEASRRGRGEHVRSYRGWVHLTAELSDFTALGELTTRLADLEWTRVDGPWWELRPDSPAHAEARRRAVQDAVRRAGEYAAALGTSLAALLELSDTGLVPPPAPMGGMRMAFAAESVDTTPPLELEPQRQTVTAEVMARFTMAPPTL
- the pyk gene encoding pyruvate kinase; this encodes MRRAKIVCTLGPATDTYDQIKALVEAGMDVARLNLSHGTYAEHEERYQHVRKASDETGRSIGILADLQGPKIRLGRFLEGPVLLERGDDFTITVEPTEGDRHICGTTYDGLATDVTTGERILVDDGRVTLEVTAVDGPRVHTRVIEGGLISDHKGLNLPGVAVSVPALSDKDIDDLRWALRTGADVIALSFVRTGRDIEDVHRIMDEEGRRLPVIAKIEKPQAVDNIDDIVAAFDGIMVARGDLGVEMPLEQVPIVQKRAIKLAKRNAKPVIVATQMLDSMIDNSRPTRAEASDVANAVIDGTDAVMLSGETSVGKYPIETVRTMGRIVEAAEEDVLAKGLPPLTERNKPRTQGGAVARAAAEIGDFLDATFLVAFTQSGDTVKRLSRYRSPIPLLAFTPDPATRSQLNLTWGVETFLGPHVDSTDAMVAQVDEELLRIGRCRKGDTVIITAGSPPGVPGSTNLVHVHHIGDTVTD
- a CDS encoding peptidase inhibitor family I36 protein, whose translation is MAATMTTALALVSGGALVNAAPAAAATACPSGKLCLYNGANFTYLNWTSTSTKACLSVEGYHIGSYVNKLPVTAVVWKWQRGTTVVGDPSFLILGTIRSGGSSSDTLGRWNNATFVCTGGEKPWERY
- a CDS encoding bifunctional metallophosphatase/5'-nucleotidase yields the protein MPLNRRTFLESSVAVGAGAALASGVAAAPAQAHGRRPRPVKRYSFTVMGTTDLHGNVFNWDYFTDKEFDDKAHNDVGLAKISTLVNQVREAKGEGNTLLIDAGDTIQGTQLSYYYAKVDPITQAGGPVHPMAQAMNAIGYDAAALGNHEFNYGIPVLRKFEEQCDFPLLGANALDAKTLRPAFPPYSMHRLCTPYGRDVMVAVLGLTNPGIAIWDKANVTGKMVFPGLEEQAAKWVPKLRSMGADVVVVSAHSGSSGTSSYGDQLPYVENAAGLVAEQVPGIDAILVGHAHTEIAEYRVANKETGKEVVLSEPLKWGQRLTLFDFDLVWEKGRWVVERVGAQVLNSNTVEEDPEITGLLVDEHKKVVEYVNQIIGTSTATMATADAPWKDEPIIDLINHVQAETVRAALAGGEYAALPVLSQASCFSRTAAIPAGQVTIRDAAGLYVFENTLEARLMTGAQIKDYLEFSARYYVQTPAGAPVDPAKLTNANGTPDYNYDAVYGVTYEIDIAKPAGERIVNLSFGGKPIDAAAQFVLAVNNYRASGGGAFPHVAGAKQLWANSDEIRNTIIQWVKAKGTIDPGQFASVDWKLTRDGTPVF